One genomic window of Cottoperca gobio chromosome 10, fCotGob3.1, whole genome shotgun sequence includes the following:
- the fbxo38 gene encoding F-box only protein 38 isoform X1: MSISLGSDAHVMGPRRKASKLQPVVGSGGGELLLRPSEPKDYINELSHEVLCHIFRYLPMKDIMCMECLSRKLREAVTLYLRVVKVVDLCAGRWWEYMPSGFTDGSFLLLLKKMPDLEQLYGLHPRYLERRRVRGYEAFSIPGVLEALQACPNLLGVETSHLELVEAIWNYMPQVHILGKFRNRNGAFPIPAENKLTIPITAKIQTLHLVGVNVPEIPCVSMLRHLYLKWVRLTKPQPFKDFLCVSLRTFVMRNCAGPTNSLKYVPLVTGLASARNLEQLELVRVPFLGGLIQHVVEDSWRSGGFRNLHTIVFGACKNALEVDLGYLIITAARRLHELRIQPSLTKDGVFSALKMAELEFPQFETLHLGYVDEFLLQCKMSHSELVKYGLADVIENPGIITDIGIKVVNEVFTNIKYLLIYNCPHLHNPHHWITDQSRWSRLVDLTLVRCHAIKLESFSQFIELLPSLEFICLDQMFREPPKGCARVGLSAGTGIGVSSALVSNQNSNNDNDNNNNHHHHNNEPNLPPGPPPANNVNNANNVNNVNNVNNINNNNQRRQQHIAPVEVNGMEDEEEEDEEVMLEEENVEAEHQMELKGAEGKVRADVAPGHSRPDGTPRLPDEEQAGPSGLVQQSRPAGVPVPKPPLVISDSDSEEEEGLVSRLMPASCTEGVSTTQITPSRHNSKGKTPLRRSNNVAVSVADSGDLTKAQLLESSCEKSCQVTSEQIKADMKAAADNSRRTSAKGIATEAMENTARPVADIGTVRGTGSAAAAARTGVRPLTGSVGRVGPGAATSRQVGGCGRVVVGTSHRATTTTTTDRATGTGRTSDSTEAPSGAETGVMQSSAPACVDTLEPRGAAVTHAYRRPTLLPGQGERQSAPAGSASANGSASQQGHAGDKDFVPRRPMTRSCTRMSSVSLISETDLSRARPRVAVRRKRMADKSTSTSDPVTEDDHIQILSLKSKNLVGITLTNCGITDLVLKDCPKMMFIHATRCRVLKQLRVESAPIVNRFDYAQCKKLDMEQVLDQILRMPPERNRIIYMRPMHQIDSVALERQLFQGPYPYHIAIVHEFSNPPNIRNKVRIRSWMDTIANISQELIKYEFFPEATRTEEDVKKYPKYPWGRDIYTLEGVVDGAPYSMITDFPWLRTLRAADPNSYARYDFEDDESTTIYAPRRKGQLSADICMETIGEEISERRQSKRGVFQRVVVLFLHHCDTPGEPVDDDYI, from the exons atgtctataaGCCTGGGCAGTGACGCACACGTAATGGGTCCGAGGAGGAAGGCCTCTAAACTCCAGCCTGTAGTGGGCAGCGGTGGAGGGGAACTGCTCCTGAGACCTAGTGAGCCCAAAGACTACATCAATGAGCTGTCCCATGAAGTCCTCTGTCATATATTCAG GTACCTTCCCATGAAGGACATCATGTGTATGGAGTGTCTGTCCAGAAAGCTTCGGGAAGCTGTAACTCTGTATCTGCGAGTGGTCAAGGTGGTGGATCTATGTGCGGGTCGCTGGTGGGAGTACATGCCTTCAG GCTTTACAGACGGCAGTTTTCTGCTCCTTTTGAAGAAGATGCCAGATCTGGAGCAGCTATATGGCCTCCACCCTCGATACCTGGAGAGGAGACGAGTCCGAGGCTACGAGGCTTTCAGTATACCTGGAGTCCTGGAGGCACTACAAGCCTGTCCCAATCTGTTG GGTGTGGAGACGTCCCACCTAGAGCTGGTGGAAGCCATATGGAACTACATGCCCCAGGTTCATATACTTGGAAAGTTCCGCAACCGTAACGGGGCTTTTCCCATTCCTGCTGAGAACAAACTGACCATCCCCATCACTGCAAAGATCCAGACCCTACATCTAGTGG GTGTGAATGTCCCAGAGATCCCCTGTGTGTCCATGCTGCGCCATCTTTACCTGAAGTGGGTCCGCCTCACCAAACCACAGCCGTTTAAGGACTTTCTGTGTGTGAGCCTGAGAACCTTTGTCATGCGGAACTGTGCAGGGCCAACCAACTCCCTCAAATACGTTCCCCTGGTTACTGGGTTAGCATCAGCCCGGAACCTGGAGCAGCTGGAGTTGGTGAGGGTTCCCTTCCTCGGAGGGCTGATCCAACATGTGGTGGAGGACAGCTGGAGGTCAG GAGGATTTCGGAACCTCCACACCATTGTGTTTGGAGCCTGTAAGAACGCTCTGGAAGTGGACCTGGGCTACCTCATCATCACTGCTGCACGCAG ACTTCATGAGCTGCGTATCCAGCCGTCACTCACTAAAGATGGCGTCTTCTCAGCTCTCAAAATGGCTGAACTAGAGTTTCCTCAGTTTGAGACGCTTCATCTGGGATACGTGGATGAGTTCCTGCTGCAAT gtaagATGAGCCACTCGGAGCTGGTGAAGTATGGTCTGGCTGATGTCATCGAGAACCCCGGCATCATCACTGATATCGGCATAAAGGTGGTGAACGAGGTGTTCACTAATATTAAATACCTGCTCATCTACAATTGTCCTCACCTGCATAACCCTCACCACTGGATCACAG ATCAGTCCAGATGGAGTCGTCTTGTCGATCTCACTCTGGTTCGCTGTCATGCCATCAAACTGGAATCCTTCTCCCAGTTCATAGAGTTACTTCCCAGTCTGGAGTTTATCTGTCTGGACCAGATGTTCAGAGAACCACCCAag ggctgtGCCAGGGTGGGCCTGAGTGCAGGAACTGGTATTGGTGTTTCCTCTGCATTGGTCAGCAACCAGAACTCTAACAAtgacaatgacaacaacaacaaccaccaccaccacaataATGAGCCCAACCTGCCTCCTGGTCCTCCACCTGCCAACAACGTCAACAACGCCAACAACGTCAACAATGTGAACAAcgtcaacaacatcaacaacaacaaccaaagaCGGCAGCAGCACATCG CACCAGTAGAGGTAAATGGgatggaggatgaagaggaagaggatgaggaggtgaTGTTGGAGGAGGAGAACGTGGAGGCTGAGCATCAAATGGAGCTGAAAGGAGCAGAAGGGAAGGTGAGAGCTGACGTAGCTCCAGGGCACAGTCGTCCAGATGGAACGCCACGACTTCCTGATGAAGAGCAAGCAG GTCCCAGTGGTTTAGTCCAGCAGAGCAGACCAGCTGGTGTACCTGTACCAAAGCCCCCACTGGTCATCTCAGACTCTgacagtgaggaagaggaaggtctTGTTTCAAGGCTAATGCCAGCTTCCTGTACAGAAGGTGTCAGCACAACACAGATCACACCCAGCCGTCACAACA gtaaAGGAAAGACTCCTCTGAGGCGGAGCAACAATGTGGCTGTATCAGTGGCAGACTCTGGAGATCTGACAAAGGCTCAGTTGTTAGAAAGCAGCTGTGAAAAGAGCTGCCAGGTTACAAGTGAACAGATCAAAGCAGACATGAAGGCTGCTGCTGACAACAGCAGGAGGACTAGTGCTAAAGGAATTGCTACTGAGGCTATGGAGAATACTGCAAGACCTGTGGCTGACATCGGGACAGTACGGGGCACTGGGAGTGCTGCGGCAGCAGCAAGGACCGGTGTGAGGCCGCTGACTGGATCTGTGGGCAGGGTCGGACCTGGAGCAGCCACATCCAGGCAGGTGGGAGGATGTGGGAGGGTGGTGGTGGGCACCTCCCATAGAGcaaccacaaccacaaccacTGACAGAGCAACAGGAACTGGCAGGACTAGTGACAGCACAGAGGCACCCTCTGGAGCAGAGACTGGGGTGATGCAGAGCTCTGCTCCTGCCTGTGTGGACACTCTGGAGCCCAGGGGTGCTGCTGTAACCCATGCCTACAGGAGACCAACACTGCTGCctggacagggagagagacaatcTGCTCCTGCTGGATCTGCTTCCGCTAACGGTTCAGCTTCACAGCAGGGTCATGCCGGAGACAAGGACTTTGTTCCTCGACGACCTATGACGCGATCTTGCACTCGTATGTCCTCTGTGTCGCTGATATCTGAGACAG ATCTTTCAAGAGCCAGGCCTCGAGTAGCAGTGAGGAGGAAACGAATGGCTGACAAATCAACCAGCACATCGGACCCGGTCACTGAGGATGAccacatacag ATTTTGTCTCTGAAGAGTAAGAACCTGGTGGGCATCACTCTGACCAACTGTGGAATCACTGACCTGGTCCTCAAAGACTGCCCCAAGATGATGTTCATTCATG ccaCCAGGTGTCGAGTGTTGAAGCAGCTGCGGGTAGAAAGTGCGCCCATAGTCAACAGGTTTGATTACGCTCAGTGTAAGAAGTTGGACATGGAACAGGTCCTGGATCAGATACTGAGAATGCCTCCTGAGAGGAACCGCATCATCTATATGCGCCCCATGCACCAG ATTGACTCTGTAGCATTGGAGCGCCAGCTCTTCCAGGGGCCCTATCCCTATCACATCGCTATAGTGCACGAGTTCAGCAACCCTCCAAATATACGCAACAAGGTTCGCATTCGCAGCTGGATGGACACCATAGCCAACATCAGCCA AGAGTTGATCAAGTACGAGTTCTTCCCCGAGGCCACAAGGACGGAAGAGGATGTGAAGAAGTATCCCAAATACCCCTGGGGTCGGGACATCTATACACTGGAGG GAGTGGTGGATGGCGCTCCCTACAGCATGATAACAGACTTCCCCTGGCTGAGGACTCTGAGAGCAGCTGACCCCAACAGCTACGCCCGCTATGACTTTGAGGACGATGAAAGCA CCACCATCTACGCACCCAGGCGTAAAGGCCAGCTGTCAGCTGACATCTGCATGGAGACCATCGGGGAGGAGATCTCAGAGCGCCGACAGAGCAAAAGAGGAGTGTTTCAGAGAGTGGTGGTGCTATTCCTCCATCACTGTGATACACCAGGAGAACCTGTGGACGATGACTACATCTAG
- the fbxo38 gene encoding F-box only protein 38 isoform X2: MSISLGSDAHVMGPRRKASKLQPVVGSGGGELLLRPSEPKDYINELSHEVLCHIFRYLPMKDIMCMECLSRKLREAVTLYLRVVKVVDLCAGRWWEYMPSGFTDGSFLLLLKKMPDLEQLYGLHPRYLERRRVRGYEAFSIPGVLEALQACPNLLGVETSHLELVEAIWNYMPQVHILGKFRNRNGAFPIPAENKLTIPITAKIQTLHLVGVNVPEIPCVSMLRHLYLKWVRLTKPQPFKDFLCVSLRTFVMRNCAGPTNSLKYVPLVTGLASARNLEQLELVRVPFLGGLIQHVVEDSWRSGGFRNLHTIVFGACKNALEVDLGYLIITAARRLHELRIQPSLTKDGVFSALKMAELEFPQFETLHLGYVDEFLLQCKMSHSELVKYGLADVIENPGIITDIGIKVVNEVFTNIKYLLIYNCPHLHNPHHWITDQSRWSRLVDLTLVRCHAIKLESFSQFIELLPSLEFICLDQMFREPPKGCARVGLSAGTGIGVSSALVSNQNSNNDNDNNNNHHHHNNEPNLPPGPPPANNVNNANNVNNVNNVNNINNNNQRRQQHIAPVEVNGMEDEEEEDEEVMLEEENVEAEHQMELKGAEGKVRADVAPGHSRPDGTPRLPDEEQAGPSGLVQQSRPAGVPVPKPPLVISDSDSEEEEGLVSRLMPASCTEGKGKTPLRRSNNVAVSVADSGDLTKAQLLESSCEKSCQVTSEQIKADMKAAADNSRRTSAKGIATEAMENTARPVADIGTVRGTGSAAAAARTGVRPLTGSVGRVGPGAATSRQVGGCGRVVVGTSHRATTTTTTDRATGTGRTSDSTEAPSGAETGVMQSSAPACVDTLEPRGAAVTHAYRRPTLLPGQGERQSAPAGSASANGSASQQGHAGDKDFVPRRPMTRSCTRMSSVSLISETDLSRARPRVAVRRKRMADKSTSTSDPVTEDDHIQILSLKSKNLVGITLTNCGITDLVLKDCPKMMFIHATRCRVLKQLRVESAPIVNRFDYAQCKKLDMEQVLDQILRMPPERNRIIYMRPMHQIDSVALERQLFQGPYPYHIAIVHEFSNPPNIRNKVRIRSWMDTIANISQELIKYEFFPEATRTEEDVKKYPKYPWGRDIYTLEGVVDGAPYSMITDFPWLRTLRAADPNSYARYDFEDDESTTIYAPRRKGQLSADICMETIGEEISERRQSKRGVFQRVVVLFLHHCDTPGEPVDDDYI; the protein is encoded by the exons atgtctataaGCCTGGGCAGTGACGCACACGTAATGGGTCCGAGGAGGAAGGCCTCTAAACTCCAGCCTGTAGTGGGCAGCGGTGGAGGGGAACTGCTCCTGAGACCTAGTGAGCCCAAAGACTACATCAATGAGCTGTCCCATGAAGTCCTCTGTCATATATTCAG GTACCTTCCCATGAAGGACATCATGTGTATGGAGTGTCTGTCCAGAAAGCTTCGGGAAGCTGTAACTCTGTATCTGCGAGTGGTCAAGGTGGTGGATCTATGTGCGGGTCGCTGGTGGGAGTACATGCCTTCAG GCTTTACAGACGGCAGTTTTCTGCTCCTTTTGAAGAAGATGCCAGATCTGGAGCAGCTATATGGCCTCCACCCTCGATACCTGGAGAGGAGACGAGTCCGAGGCTACGAGGCTTTCAGTATACCTGGAGTCCTGGAGGCACTACAAGCCTGTCCCAATCTGTTG GGTGTGGAGACGTCCCACCTAGAGCTGGTGGAAGCCATATGGAACTACATGCCCCAGGTTCATATACTTGGAAAGTTCCGCAACCGTAACGGGGCTTTTCCCATTCCTGCTGAGAACAAACTGACCATCCCCATCACTGCAAAGATCCAGACCCTACATCTAGTGG GTGTGAATGTCCCAGAGATCCCCTGTGTGTCCATGCTGCGCCATCTTTACCTGAAGTGGGTCCGCCTCACCAAACCACAGCCGTTTAAGGACTTTCTGTGTGTGAGCCTGAGAACCTTTGTCATGCGGAACTGTGCAGGGCCAACCAACTCCCTCAAATACGTTCCCCTGGTTACTGGGTTAGCATCAGCCCGGAACCTGGAGCAGCTGGAGTTGGTGAGGGTTCCCTTCCTCGGAGGGCTGATCCAACATGTGGTGGAGGACAGCTGGAGGTCAG GAGGATTTCGGAACCTCCACACCATTGTGTTTGGAGCCTGTAAGAACGCTCTGGAAGTGGACCTGGGCTACCTCATCATCACTGCTGCACGCAG ACTTCATGAGCTGCGTATCCAGCCGTCACTCACTAAAGATGGCGTCTTCTCAGCTCTCAAAATGGCTGAACTAGAGTTTCCTCAGTTTGAGACGCTTCATCTGGGATACGTGGATGAGTTCCTGCTGCAAT gtaagATGAGCCACTCGGAGCTGGTGAAGTATGGTCTGGCTGATGTCATCGAGAACCCCGGCATCATCACTGATATCGGCATAAAGGTGGTGAACGAGGTGTTCACTAATATTAAATACCTGCTCATCTACAATTGTCCTCACCTGCATAACCCTCACCACTGGATCACAG ATCAGTCCAGATGGAGTCGTCTTGTCGATCTCACTCTGGTTCGCTGTCATGCCATCAAACTGGAATCCTTCTCCCAGTTCATAGAGTTACTTCCCAGTCTGGAGTTTATCTGTCTGGACCAGATGTTCAGAGAACCACCCAag ggctgtGCCAGGGTGGGCCTGAGTGCAGGAACTGGTATTGGTGTTTCCTCTGCATTGGTCAGCAACCAGAACTCTAACAAtgacaatgacaacaacaacaaccaccaccaccacaataATGAGCCCAACCTGCCTCCTGGTCCTCCACCTGCCAACAACGTCAACAACGCCAACAACGTCAACAATGTGAACAAcgtcaacaacatcaacaacaacaaccaaagaCGGCAGCAGCACATCG CACCAGTAGAGGTAAATGGgatggaggatgaagaggaagaggatgaggaggtgaTGTTGGAGGAGGAGAACGTGGAGGCTGAGCATCAAATGGAGCTGAAAGGAGCAGAAGGGAAGGTGAGAGCTGACGTAGCTCCAGGGCACAGTCGTCCAGATGGAACGCCACGACTTCCTGATGAAGAGCAAGCAG GTCCCAGTGGTTTAGTCCAGCAGAGCAGACCAGCTGGTGTACCTGTACCAAAGCCCCCACTGGTCATCTCAGACTCTgacagtgaggaagaggaaggtctTGTTTCAAGGCTAATGCCAGCTTCCTGTACAGAAG gtaaAGGAAAGACTCCTCTGAGGCGGAGCAACAATGTGGCTGTATCAGTGGCAGACTCTGGAGATCTGACAAAGGCTCAGTTGTTAGAAAGCAGCTGTGAAAAGAGCTGCCAGGTTACAAGTGAACAGATCAAAGCAGACATGAAGGCTGCTGCTGACAACAGCAGGAGGACTAGTGCTAAAGGAATTGCTACTGAGGCTATGGAGAATACTGCAAGACCTGTGGCTGACATCGGGACAGTACGGGGCACTGGGAGTGCTGCGGCAGCAGCAAGGACCGGTGTGAGGCCGCTGACTGGATCTGTGGGCAGGGTCGGACCTGGAGCAGCCACATCCAGGCAGGTGGGAGGATGTGGGAGGGTGGTGGTGGGCACCTCCCATAGAGcaaccacaaccacaaccacTGACAGAGCAACAGGAACTGGCAGGACTAGTGACAGCACAGAGGCACCCTCTGGAGCAGAGACTGGGGTGATGCAGAGCTCTGCTCCTGCCTGTGTGGACACTCTGGAGCCCAGGGGTGCTGCTGTAACCCATGCCTACAGGAGACCAACACTGCTGCctggacagggagagagacaatcTGCTCCTGCTGGATCTGCTTCCGCTAACGGTTCAGCTTCACAGCAGGGTCATGCCGGAGACAAGGACTTTGTTCCTCGACGACCTATGACGCGATCTTGCACTCGTATGTCCTCTGTGTCGCTGATATCTGAGACAG ATCTTTCAAGAGCCAGGCCTCGAGTAGCAGTGAGGAGGAAACGAATGGCTGACAAATCAACCAGCACATCGGACCCGGTCACTGAGGATGAccacatacag ATTTTGTCTCTGAAGAGTAAGAACCTGGTGGGCATCACTCTGACCAACTGTGGAATCACTGACCTGGTCCTCAAAGACTGCCCCAAGATGATGTTCATTCATG ccaCCAGGTGTCGAGTGTTGAAGCAGCTGCGGGTAGAAAGTGCGCCCATAGTCAACAGGTTTGATTACGCTCAGTGTAAGAAGTTGGACATGGAACAGGTCCTGGATCAGATACTGAGAATGCCTCCTGAGAGGAACCGCATCATCTATATGCGCCCCATGCACCAG ATTGACTCTGTAGCATTGGAGCGCCAGCTCTTCCAGGGGCCCTATCCCTATCACATCGCTATAGTGCACGAGTTCAGCAACCCTCCAAATATACGCAACAAGGTTCGCATTCGCAGCTGGATGGACACCATAGCCAACATCAGCCA AGAGTTGATCAAGTACGAGTTCTTCCCCGAGGCCACAAGGACGGAAGAGGATGTGAAGAAGTATCCCAAATACCCCTGGGGTCGGGACATCTATACACTGGAGG GAGTGGTGGATGGCGCTCCCTACAGCATGATAACAGACTTCCCCTGGCTGAGGACTCTGAGAGCAGCTGACCCCAACAGCTACGCCCGCTATGACTTTGAGGACGATGAAAGCA CCACCATCTACGCACCCAGGCGTAAAGGCCAGCTGTCAGCTGACATCTGCATGGAGACCATCGGGGAGGAGATCTCAGAGCGCCGACAGAGCAAAAGAGGAGTGTTTCAGAGAGTGGTGGTGCTATTCCTCCATCACTGTGATACACCAGGAGAACCTGTGGACGATGACTACATCTAG
- the fbxo38 gene encoding F-box only protein 38 isoform X3 — MSISLGSDAHVMGPRRKASKLQPVVGSGGGELLLRPSEPKDYINELSHEVLCHIFRYLPMKDIMCMECLSRKLREAVTLYLRVVKVVDLCAGRWWEYMPSGFTDGSFLLLLKKMPDLEQLYGLHPRYLERRRVRGYEAFSIPGVLEALQACPNLLGVETSHLELVEAIWNYMPQVHILGKFRNRNGAFPIPAENKLTIPITAKIQTLHLVGVNVPEIPCVSMLRHLYLKWVRLTKPQPFKDFLCVSLRTFVMRNCAGPTNSLKYVPLVTGLASARNLEQLELVRVPFLGGLIQHVVEDSWRSGGFRNLHTIVFGACKNALEVDLGYLIITAARRLHELRIQPSLTKDGVFSALKMAELEFPQFETLHLGYVDEFLLQCKMSHSELVKYGLADVIENPGIITDIGIKVVNEVFTNIKYLLIYNCPHLHNPHHWITDQSRWSRLVDLTLVRCHAIKLESFSQFIELLPSLEFICLDQMFREPPKGCARVGLSAGTGIGVSSALVSNQNSNNDNDNNNNHHHHNNEPNLPPGPPPANNVNNANNVNNVNNVNNINNNNQRRQQHIAPVEVNGMEDEEEEDEEVMLEEENVEAEHQMELKGAEGKVRADVAPGHSRPDGTPRLPDEEQAGPSGLVQQSRPAGVPVPKPPLVISDSDSEEEEGLVSRLMPASCTEGVSTTQITPSRHNSKGKTPLRRSNNVAVSVADSGDLTKAQLLESSCEKSCQVTSEQIKADMKAAADNSRRTSAKGIATEAMENTARPVADIGTVRGTGSAAAAARTGVRPLTGSVGRVGPGAATSRQVGGCGRVVVGTSHRATTTTTTDRATGTGRTSDSTEAPSGAETGVMQSSAPACVDTLEPRGAAVTHAYRRPTLLPGQGERQSAPAGSASANGSASQQGHAGDKDFVPRRPMTRSCTRMSSVSLISETDLSRARPRVAVRRKRMADKSTSTSDPVTEDDHIQILSLKSKNLVGITLTNCGITDLVLKDCPKMMFIHATRCRVLKQLRVESAPIVNRFDYAQCKKLDMEQVLDQILRMPPERNRIIYMRPMHQIDSVALERQLFQGPYPYHIAIVHEFSNPPNIRNKVRIRSWMDTIANISQELIKYEFFPEATRTEEDVKKYPKYPWGRDIYTLEGVVDGAPYSMITDFPWLRTLRAADPNSYARYDFEDDESMSCVSHHLRTQA; from the exons atgtctataaGCCTGGGCAGTGACGCACACGTAATGGGTCCGAGGAGGAAGGCCTCTAAACTCCAGCCTGTAGTGGGCAGCGGTGGAGGGGAACTGCTCCTGAGACCTAGTGAGCCCAAAGACTACATCAATGAGCTGTCCCATGAAGTCCTCTGTCATATATTCAG GTACCTTCCCATGAAGGACATCATGTGTATGGAGTGTCTGTCCAGAAAGCTTCGGGAAGCTGTAACTCTGTATCTGCGAGTGGTCAAGGTGGTGGATCTATGTGCGGGTCGCTGGTGGGAGTACATGCCTTCAG GCTTTACAGACGGCAGTTTTCTGCTCCTTTTGAAGAAGATGCCAGATCTGGAGCAGCTATATGGCCTCCACCCTCGATACCTGGAGAGGAGACGAGTCCGAGGCTACGAGGCTTTCAGTATACCTGGAGTCCTGGAGGCACTACAAGCCTGTCCCAATCTGTTG GGTGTGGAGACGTCCCACCTAGAGCTGGTGGAAGCCATATGGAACTACATGCCCCAGGTTCATATACTTGGAAAGTTCCGCAACCGTAACGGGGCTTTTCCCATTCCTGCTGAGAACAAACTGACCATCCCCATCACTGCAAAGATCCAGACCCTACATCTAGTGG GTGTGAATGTCCCAGAGATCCCCTGTGTGTCCATGCTGCGCCATCTTTACCTGAAGTGGGTCCGCCTCACCAAACCACAGCCGTTTAAGGACTTTCTGTGTGTGAGCCTGAGAACCTTTGTCATGCGGAACTGTGCAGGGCCAACCAACTCCCTCAAATACGTTCCCCTGGTTACTGGGTTAGCATCAGCCCGGAACCTGGAGCAGCTGGAGTTGGTGAGGGTTCCCTTCCTCGGAGGGCTGATCCAACATGTGGTGGAGGACAGCTGGAGGTCAG GAGGATTTCGGAACCTCCACACCATTGTGTTTGGAGCCTGTAAGAACGCTCTGGAAGTGGACCTGGGCTACCTCATCATCACTGCTGCACGCAG ACTTCATGAGCTGCGTATCCAGCCGTCACTCACTAAAGATGGCGTCTTCTCAGCTCTCAAAATGGCTGAACTAGAGTTTCCTCAGTTTGAGACGCTTCATCTGGGATACGTGGATGAGTTCCTGCTGCAAT gtaagATGAGCCACTCGGAGCTGGTGAAGTATGGTCTGGCTGATGTCATCGAGAACCCCGGCATCATCACTGATATCGGCATAAAGGTGGTGAACGAGGTGTTCACTAATATTAAATACCTGCTCATCTACAATTGTCCTCACCTGCATAACCCTCACCACTGGATCACAG ATCAGTCCAGATGGAGTCGTCTTGTCGATCTCACTCTGGTTCGCTGTCATGCCATCAAACTGGAATCCTTCTCCCAGTTCATAGAGTTACTTCCCAGTCTGGAGTTTATCTGTCTGGACCAGATGTTCAGAGAACCACCCAag ggctgtGCCAGGGTGGGCCTGAGTGCAGGAACTGGTATTGGTGTTTCCTCTGCATTGGTCAGCAACCAGAACTCTAACAAtgacaatgacaacaacaacaaccaccaccaccacaataATGAGCCCAACCTGCCTCCTGGTCCTCCACCTGCCAACAACGTCAACAACGCCAACAACGTCAACAATGTGAACAAcgtcaacaacatcaacaacaacaaccaaagaCGGCAGCAGCACATCG CACCAGTAGAGGTAAATGGgatggaggatgaagaggaagaggatgaggaggtgaTGTTGGAGGAGGAGAACGTGGAGGCTGAGCATCAAATGGAGCTGAAAGGAGCAGAAGGGAAGGTGAGAGCTGACGTAGCTCCAGGGCACAGTCGTCCAGATGGAACGCCACGACTTCCTGATGAAGAGCAAGCAG GTCCCAGTGGTTTAGTCCAGCAGAGCAGACCAGCTGGTGTACCTGTACCAAAGCCCCCACTGGTCATCTCAGACTCTgacagtgaggaagaggaaggtctTGTTTCAAGGCTAATGCCAGCTTCCTGTACAGAAGGTGTCAGCACAACACAGATCACACCCAGCCGTCACAACA gtaaAGGAAAGACTCCTCTGAGGCGGAGCAACAATGTGGCTGTATCAGTGGCAGACTCTGGAGATCTGACAAAGGCTCAGTTGTTAGAAAGCAGCTGTGAAAAGAGCTGCCAGGTTACAAGTGAACAGATCAAAGCAGACATGAAGGCTGCTGCTGACAACAGCAGGAGGACTAGTGCTAAAGGAATTGCTACTGAGGCTATGGAGAATACTGCAAGACCTGTGGCTGACATCGGGACAGTACGGGGCACTGGGAGTGCTGCGGCAGCAGCAAGGACCGGTGTGAGGCCGCTGACTGGATCTGTGGGCAGGGTCGGACCTGGAGCAGCCACATCCAGGCAGGTGGGAGGATGTGGGAGGGTGGTGGTGGGCACCTCCCATAGAGcaaccacaaccacaaccacTGACAGAGCAACAGGAACTGGCAGGACTAGTGACAGCACAGAGGCACCCTCTGGAGCAGAGACTGGGGTGATGCAGAGCTCTGCTCCTGCCTGTGTGGACACTCTGGAGCCCAGGGGTGCTGCTGTAACCCATGCCTACAGGAGACCAACACTGCTGCctggacagggagagagacaatcTGCTCCTGCTGGATCTGCTTCCGCTAACGGTTCAGCTTCACAGCAGGGTCATGCCGGAGACAAGGACTTTGTTCCTCGACGACCTATGACGCGATCTTGCACTCGTATGTCCTCTGTGTCGCTGATATCTGAGACAG ATCTTTCAAGAGCCAGGCCTCGAGTAGCAGTGAGGAGGAAACGAATGGCTGACAAATCAACCAGCACATCGGACCCGGTCACTGAGGATGAccacatacag ATTTTGTCTCTGAAGAGTAAGAACCTGGTGGGCATCACTCTGACCAACTGTGGAATCACTGACCTGGTCCTCAAAGACTGCCCCAAGATGATGTTCATTCATG ccaCCAGGTGTCGAGTGTTGAAGCAGCTGCGGGTAGAAAGTGCGCCCATAGTCAACAGGTTTGATTACGCTCAGTGTAAGAAGTTGGACATGGAACAGGTCCTGGATCAGATACTGAGAATGCCTCCTGAGAGGAACCGCATCATCTATATGCGCCCCATGCACCAG ATTGACTCTGTAGCATTGGAGCGCCAGCTCTTCCAGGGGCCCTATCCCTATCACATCGCTATAGTGCACGAGTTCAGCAACCCTCCAAATATACGCAACAAGGTTCGCATTCGCAGCTGGATGGACACCATAGCCAACATCAGCCA AGAGTTGATCAAGTACGAGTTCTTCCCCGAGGCCACAAGGACGGAAGAGGATGTGAAGAAGTATCCCAAATACCCCTGGGGTCGGGACATCTATACACTGGAGG GAGTGGTGGATGGCGCTCCCTACAGCATGATAACAGACTTCCCCTGGCTGAGGACTCTGAGAGCAGCTGACCCCAACAGCTACGCCCGCTATGACTTTGAGGACGATGAAAGCA TGTCGTGTGTAAGCCACCATCTACGCACCCAGGCGTAA